In Paenibacillus ihbetae, the following are encoded in one genomic region:
- a CDS encoding CPBP family intramembrane glutamic endopeptidase yields the protein MFLSIGLAFLLSFSYKIIEILFRSFRSHKLRKYSLYFWGVGILIAVPFFRENNVYSSPVNLSAVFPAFAILLVGNYVLSRYSGYHPIGRYNIINFAITYPIIEEVLFRGLILPFLNQSIHSAEIMEVMFLPVTAPVVISALLFAISHLQYYKLSSQSIRYMMFAFIGGIFFGAVTDLTQSILLSCLLHIEFNVLSIYFAKRSSTDRT from the coding sequence ATGTTCTTATCCATAGGATTAGCATTCCTTTTGTCTTTCTCTTATAAGATTATAGAGATCTTGTTCAGGTCTTTTCGATCTCACAAGCTGAGGAAGTACAGTTTATACTTTTGGGGAGTCGGCATTTTAATCGCAGTGCCATTTTTCAGAGAAAATAATGTATACAGCTCACCAGTAAATTTATCTGCGGTTTTCCCCGCGTTCGCCATTCTTTTGGTTGGTAATTATGTACTTTCACGATATTCGGGATATCATCCAATCGGTAGATACAATATAATCAATTTCGCCATTACCTATCCGATTATTGAGGAAGTTCTCTTTAGAGGGCTAATCCTTCCGTTCTTGAATCAGTCCATTCATTCCGCAGAAATTATGGAAGTCATGTTTTTGCCCGTAACGGCTCCGGTAGTTATATCAGCGCTGCTGTTTGCTATTTCTCATCTGCAATACTACAAGCTATCTTCACAGAGTATTCGATATATGATGTTTGCTTTTATCGGAGGAATATTCTTTGGAGCTGTTACAGACTTGACGCAGTCGATTTTGTTGTCTTGTCTGCTGCATATTGAATTTAATGTGTTATCCATATATTTCGCCAAGAGATCTAGCACAGATCGAACATAA
- the yqeK gene encoding bis(5'-nucleosyl)-tetraphosphatase (symmetrical) YqeK, which yields MHSIFKPLTEHIHFTGDLKTDIQQFLTLNQCSETAKHCLDVGAESRRLAVMFNADPVAAETAGWLHDISVVFPNHARIDAARQLSIDVLPEEEKYPMIIHQKISKVMAEQIFHITDEGILNAVGCHTTLRSNSTLLDQVLFVADKISWDQKGTPPYLIELKKNLQESLTHGAFTYINYLWERKETLKVIHPWLADAYEELRVNVQLV from the coding sequence ATGCATTCTATTTTCAAGCCATTGACGGAACATATCCATTTTACAGGGGATTTGAAGACAGATATTCAGCAATTCCTTACACTCAATCAGTGTTCAGAAACCGCTAAGCATTGTTTGGATGTCGGGGCAGAGTCAAGGAGGCTTGCTGTAATGTTTAATGCCGATCCCGTCGCGGCTGAGACGGCAGGTTGGTTACATGACATTAGCGTAGTTTTTCCGAACCATGCCAGAATCGATGCAGCAAGACAATTATCCATTGACGTATTACCTGAAGAAGAAAAATATCCAATGATAATTCACCAGAAAATCTCGAAGGTAATGGCGGAGCAAATCTTTCATATTACAGATGAAGGCATATTAAATGCAGTTGGCTGCCATACCACATTGAGATCCAATTCGACGTTGCTTGACCAGGTTTTGTTTGTCGCCGACAAGATCTCCTGGGATCAGAAAGGAACGCCTCCTTATCTAATTGAACTGAAAAAGAATTTACAGGAATCCCTAACACACGGCGCATTTACATATATCAATTACTTATGGGAACGAAAAGAAACCTTGAAGGTGATTCATCCTTGGCTGGCAGATGCGTATGAGGAATTAAGAGTTAACGTCCAATTGGTGTAG
- a CDS encoding GNAT family N-acetyltransferase — MASFQYFKMTEQYASLIAEWTYEEPYSLYSMEGGFDDISELMNGDYYYALDDTHELVGYICTGNSARVPGGYLIGIYNDEQYIDLGLGLKPELTGKGYGEKFLMSSLQFIKEEYDKSDVQLVVAAFNERAIKVYERVGFIKGQLFKSKVSGQEIDFLVMNYSTEFSPNMLEKA; from the coding sequence ATGGCATCATTTCAGTATTTTAAAATGACAGAGCAATACGCCTCATTAATCGCCGAATGGACATATGAAGAGCCTTACTCGCTATACAGTATGGAGGGAGGTTTTGACGATATATCTGAGCTTATGAATGGCGACTACTACTATGCATTAGATGACACACATGAATTAGTAGGATATATATGCACTGGAAACTCGGCACGTGTACCGGGAGGTTACCTAATTGGCATCTATAATGACGAGCAATACATCGATTTGGGCCTAGGTCTAAAACCGGAACTGACGGGGAAGGGATACGGTGAGAAATTCTTAATGAGCAGTCTTCAATTTATCAAAGAAGAATATGATAAATCGGATGTCCAATTAGTTGTAGCAGCGTTCAATGAACGAGCCATTAAAGTGTATGAACGTGTTGGGTTTATTAAAGGACAGTTATTCAAGAGTAAGGTTTCGGGTCAGGAAATTGATTTTCTGGTGATGAACTATTCGACGGAATTCTCGCCAAACATGCTCGAAAAAGCATAA
- a CDS encoding antibiotic biosynthesis monooxygenase family protein — protein sequence MILEVAILNVKPGLSADFEADFRKASTIISSMKGYIHHELQKCLEVENKYILLVRWESLEDHTVGFRESQEYQQWKALLHHYYDPFPVVEHYEDIQL from the coding sequence ATGATCCTTGAAGTGGCTATATTAAACGTAAAACCAGGACTTAGCGCGGATTTCGAAGCAGATTTTAGGAAAGCATCAACCATTATTTCTAGTATGAAGGGCTATATCCATCACGAGCTTCAAAAATGCCTGGAAGTGGAGAACAAATATATATTACTCGTTAGATGGGAGTCCTTGGAGGATCATACCGTTGGTTTTAGAGAGTCGCAGGAATATCAACAATGGAAAGCACTGCTGCACCATTACTATGATCCCTTCCCGGTCGTTGAGCATTACGAGGATATACAATTGTAA
- the tsaA gene encoding tRNA (N6-threonylcarbamoyladenosine(37)-N6)-methyltransferase TrmO, which yields MEFIIKPIAYVRNSRTEIEDDQWGSIVSEIELVDDLNASSLEGIDEFSHLEIIFYFDKVADDKIQYEARHPRNNKEFPMVGIFAQRGKNRPNKLGLTTVELLEHHHNKLIVKNLDAIDGTPIMDIKPVMREFLPNREVKQPEWSKKLMEDYWG from the coding sequence ATGGAGTTCATCATTAAACCAATTGCTTATGTGCGTAATTCGCGAACGGAAATTGAAGATGATCAATGGGGCTCCATTGTATCTGAAATTGAGCTGGTTGATGATTTAAATGCGTCATCGCTTGAAGGAATAGACGAATTTTCACATTTGGAGATTATTTTTTACTTCGATAAAGTAGCGGATGACAAAATTCAATATGAGGCGAGACATCCACGAAATAATAAGGAATTTCCCATGGTGGGGATATTTGCCCAACGTGGAAAGAACAGACCGAATAAATTAGGATTGACTACGGTAGAATTGCTGGAGCATCATCACAATAAATTGATCGTTAAAAATTTGGATGCAATTGATGGTACGCCCATCATGGATATTAAACCTGTTATGAGGGAGTTTCTTCCCAACCGTGAAGTGAAGCAGCCGGAATGGTCTAAGAAGCTAATGGAAGATTATTGGGGTTAA
- a CDS encoding VOC family protein, translating to MKKQIGAVFVIVHNMPRAVKWYREILGLPKAEEYTRNTAPDAKTIYSIPLGNTSLLLDSIHRDEIKPSENHLFFFDTDDIEATYEFMKSIKVDIVSPIEGVNGPRFFAVNDSEGNRIMLCEEQ from the coding sequence GTGAAAAAACAAATTGGAGCGGTATTTGTCATTGTTCATAATATGCCTAGAGCGGTTAAATGGTATCGGGAAATCCTAGGGTTACCCAAAGCTGAAGAGTATACCCGAAACACAGCTCCTGATGCGAAAACGATCTATTCGATTCCATTAGGAAATACGAGCCTGTTGCTCGACAGCATACATCGGGATGAGATCAAGCCAAGCGAAAATCATCTATTCTTCTTCGATACGGATGATATTGAAGCAACATATGAGTTTATGAAATCCATTAAAGTAGATATTGTATCGCCTATTGAAGGAGTTAATGGTCCAAGGTTCTTTGCGGTGAATGATAGTGAAGGAAATCGGATTATGCTTTGTGAAGAACAATAA
- a CDS encoding NUDIX domain-containing protein — protein sequence MENKIIVVVKGVIANNGKVLIVKRSSAEEVDAGSWETVGGKIEFGEVLEEALIREVKEEIGVEVNVEKLLYATTFLNRPAQTDRASYLPVQDNR from the coding sequence TTGGAGAATAAAATTATCGTTGTAGTTAAAGGCGTGATAGCTAATAACGGCAAGGTATTGATCGTAAAAAGATCATCAGCCGAAGAGGTAGATGCGGGAAGCTGGGAAACGGTCGGCGGGAAGATTGAATTTGGTGAAGTGTTGGAAGAAGCCCTGATTCGTGAAGTGAAAGAAGAAATCGGCGTTGAAGTGAACGTTGAGAAGTTATTGTATGCAACTACTTTTCTTAACAGACCCGCTCAGACAGATCGTGCTTCTTACCTACCTGTGCAGGACAACAGATGA